TTATAGCACTTATTAATCGAAATTTGACATAAATATAGCTATGAAATTCCAAATCACAAATTCCAAATTCCAAACAAATTCGAATGACCAAAATTCAAAACATTACCCCCCATAGTTTGGTATTTAGTACTTGAAATTTGGTGCTTATTTGAGATTTGGTGCTTGGGATTTGGGATTTTTCCCTTATCCACTGTGAGTAAAATTTTGACTAATAACTGCTATATTCCCTCTGTGTTCTCTGTGACTCTGTGGCTATATCCCTGAACGGTTACCTTATTTAACTATACATCTGTTCCCAGATAGAGATAAAGGTTTCAACCACCTTTGGGTCAAACTGGGTTCCTGCTTTATTTTTAAGTTCATCTATGGCTACTTCAGGGTCAATTCGCTCACGATAAGGACGCTCTGATGTCATCGCATCAAAGGCATCAGCAACGGATAATATTCGAGCCCCAAGTGGTATTTCTTCTCTTTTAAGTTTATCTGGATAACCTGTGCCATCATAATTTTCGCGATGATGCCGAACTATTTTTGCAACAAACTCCAAAAAGGAAACAGAGGCTAAGACATCTGCACTTTCAGCTGGATAGCGTTTCACCACTTCATATTCTTCATTAGTCAATCCACCAGGTTTCTCCCAGATAGTATTATCAATTCCCATTCTACCAATATCATGTAAAGTTGCGGCGATACCAAGTGTTTTTAATTCATCTTCTGGTAAATTTAACTTTTTACCCATCATTTCAACATAATGTCTTACCCTTGAAGAATGTCCTCTTGTATAGTTACTCCTGGCATCAATAGCATCCGCTAAGGTACAAATAGTATTGATATAAATCTTTTCAAAATCCTGATATGACTTTTTTAGGTGTTCCTGCTCACTTTCGTGTAATGAATGAGTTTTTTTTAATTCTTCAGTATAATTCACTGCTTCTTGATGAAAAGACTTTAATCTTTCCACCAATTCTGGAACTGGAGTTGTCTTTTCTTTTTTCATCCTATTTCACCTCCAGAACAACGGGGTTTTGCTTTCTGACTTCTGTCTTCTGTTATTCTTTCCAATAAAGGATTCTCACACAACCTTCACATCTAACAAGATGTGAACCAGATTTTACTTCATTGATTACCTGTGGAGGCAGTTTTATAAAACATCCCTGGCAGGCATTATCTTTAACCTGAACTACAGCTAAATTATTTTTATGTGCCCGAATTTTTTCATAAAGTGCTAATGTCTCTTTTGCTATCTTTTCAGATATCTCATCTCTATCTTTAGTCACAGAGTTTAATTTATTGGTATTTAATTCAATTTGTCGATTAGTTTCTTGTTCTTCCTTTTTAAGTTCAACTAATTCCTTTTCTAATTCAATAGTTAAAGAACTAATTTTATTAACTAAATTATCATTTGCATCAAACAGTTTGAGAATATCTTCCTCCACTCTACCTTTTTCTTCCTCTGCTTTTTTTATCTCACTATCTAAAGAAACCATTTCTTTTTGTGTTTTTACCTCGTATATTCTTGCTCTAAATTTTTTCAATTCATCTTCTATGGTTTGTAATCTTCTTTCTTTGGTTCTTAGTTCTTTTTCTACATTTTCTTTATCTTTTCTTTTTTGATTCAATTCATTTTGTCTGGCATGGTAGGATTGTTTCCATTGTTCTACCTTCGTGGGTAAATTTTTAATTATTTGATTTAATTCAAAAATAGCGGTATCTTTATTTTGGAGGCTGACTAAAAGTTGTATCTGCTCATTCATTCTCTATCTCCTAAATACCTGGTAACTAATTACCAGTCACCAGTTACCAATTACCAGTTACCAATTACCAGTTACCAATTACCAGTTACCAAAACTGGTGGGCGGTACAGGGGTTGAACCTGTGACCTCATGCATGTGACGCATGCGCTCTCCCAATTGAGCTAACCGCCCTAATTTGGTGATTGGTAACTCGTAATTGGTTAAATG
This bacterium DNA region includes the following protein-coding sequences:
- a CDS encoding HD-GYP domain-containing protein; the encoded protein is MKKEKTTPVPELVERLKSFHQEAVNYTEELKKTHSLHESEQEHLKKSYQDFEKIYINTICTLADAIDARSNYTRGHSSRVRHYVEMMGKKLNLPEDELKTLGIAATLHDIGRMGIDNTIWEKPGGLTNEEYEVVKRYPAESADVLASVSFLEFVAKIVRHHRENYDGTGYPDKLKREEIPLGARILSVADAFDAMTSERPYRERIDPEVAIDELKNKAGTQFDPKVVETFISIWEQMYS
- a CDS encoding C4-type zinc ribbon domain-containing protein, which gives rise to MNEQIQLLVSLQNKDTAIFELNQIIKNLPTKVEQWKQSYHARQNELNQKRKDKENVEKELRTKERRLQTIEDELKKFRARIYEVKTQKEMVSLDSEIKKAEEEKGRVEEDILKLFDANDNLVNKISSLTIELEKELVELKKEEQETNRQIELNTNKLNSVTKDRDEISEKIAKETLALYEKIRAHKNNLAVVQVKDNACQGCFIKLPPQVINEVKSGSHLVRCEGCVRILYWKE